Proteins encoded together in one Lathyrus oleraceus cultivar Zhongwan6 chromosome 5, CAAS_Psat_ZW6_1.0, whole genome shotgun sequence window:
- the LOC127078393 gene encoding wound-induced protein 1, translating to MKISQNEIVEENVSNGSPADSHDENRNRRVVKTVYKTLLRGGGGETEKLAKVVGKELEWRYHGPPHCQHMMKKLTGEAMEKSFKFRPRRMRSVKGDRLIVEGWEDVGEYWVHVWRVKDGIITQLREYFNTLLTVVSEDSNEVRIWRSTPWARVQGSLPDLVLSI from the coding sequence ATGAAGATCAGTCAGAATGAGATTGTGGAGGAGAATGTCTCAAATGGTTCTCCGGCCGATTCACACGACGAAAATCGCAACCGACGAGTAGTGAAAACGGTGTATAAAACACTACTACGCGGTGGGGGCGGCGAGACGGAGAAGCTAGCAAAAGTGGTTGGGAAAGAATTGGAATGGAGGTACCATGGACCTCCTCATTGCCAACACATGATGAAAAAGTTGACTGGTGAGGCAATGGAGAAGAGTTTCAAGTTTAGGCCAAGGAGAATGAGAAGTGTTAAGGGTGACCGTTTGATTGTTGAAGGATGGGAAGATGTGGGGGAGTATTGGGTGCATGTGTGGAGGGTGAAGGATGGGATTATTACTCAGTTACGTGAGTATTTCAACACTTTGTTAACTGTGGTTTCTGAGGATTCTAATGAGGTTAGGATTTGGAGGAGCACTCCTTGGGCTAGAGTTCAAGGGTCTTTGCCTGATCTTGTGCTTTCCATATAA